The region AGTGGCTAAGCTATTAGCTGTAAACAATATTGGCACTGCAGTAACACTTAATACCGCTATCAATCTCATTAGCCCTCGTCTCTTTAAAATTAGCTCCTTCAAGCCTAGTGGTTTTAGCTTTAGTCTCTTTAAAGTTAGTCTCATTCTTACATCCTTTGTATAAAATAGTGTTAGCTATCTTATTAGGATTTAAATCTAATAGTCAATTTGACCATTATAAATTATTTTGTTAACTTAATATTACATTACTGCTGACCATAATTAGCTTTAGTTTACGATCTAATTCGAAAGGCTGACATAAATGACAATTCTCCTAGAGACATTTTTTAAATGAATACAACAAGTAATAAAATATTTAAACGAGCATTGTTATTGGGGGGATTGGGCGTTTTCTCACCCTATATGATGGCTATTGATAAGCAAAACAGTGTGGAGATGCAAAAATCAAATTATCCAGATATTGAAAACTGTCCTACAAATATAAAGCCTTTTGCAAGTGACTTATCACCCCAATTAATCACCACTGATCTCAAATTCTTAGAAGGGCCAACTTGGTCAACGTTTACAAACAAGTTTTATTTCTCAGAAATGGATTTTAATAGTCTTCAAACAAATGGGCCAGAAGCCGCTATTTATTCATGGAACGAGCAAGACGGTATTAAATTGTTTATTGAAAATAGCGGTACTAACGGACTTTTTTCTGAAGATAAGCAGTTAATCAGCATGAATCATGATACGCGTTCAGTGAGTACATTTTCCCTTACGACTAAAAAGCGAGTTTTAATCGTTAATGATTATAACGGCGCGAAGTTTAACTCTCCCAATGACCTTATAAAACATCCTTCTGGTGATTTATTCTTTACCGATCCAGACTGGCAATTAAGTGACCGGCCACAACAAACCCCCTTCACTGGCGTGTACAAATTTAGTGAAGATAATGAAGTTACCTTACTATCAACACAATTCATCAAGCCAAATGGCATAAGTTTATCTCCTGACAACAAAACTATATATATTGGAGATTATAGCCATCAAATATTTGCACACCAACTTACCAAAAACAACGAGATTGGAGAGTTAATGTTCAAAATCAATATTGATACGCCGGATGGGATCAATGTAGATTGTGCAGGAAACATCTATGCTGCCAGTCATAATGAAGGTAATTTATATGTTTATAACCCACAGGGTGAATTACTTCAAAGCGTTTATATCGCGCCTAAAATTACCAACTTAGCTTTTGGTGGAAAAGATTTAAAAACCATTCTAGTCACAACGGGTAATGGTTTATTTACCTTTAAATCTAATATCCCAGGGATAACACCAACTCATTCGAATTAATCTGATGCCTCATGAGTTGTTTTATTAGTCGAGTACATACCTTTTCCTGTCGCAGCCCAATATATTCCGCCGTATAAATGGGCTAAAAACACTTCATTTTGATAAACAGGTTTGATGTGGCCCAGTGAAGTATAAAATGAACGGCCACCATCATAGTTCTGGTACCAAGCAACGGGGTGAAAACTTCCCATACCACTGCCCTTTTTTGTTACCCAATCAGCATTAGGGTCGTAGCTGGTTTCATCTACGGTCAAAAGATAATTCAATCCCGTTGAATTGGCTTTACCAAACTCATACCATTCGTCAGTCCACAGGATCTTTTCAGGCATTGATTCTAGACCTGGAAATTCACTAGACACTTTAGACAGCCAAGCTGTTTGCACTACTGGGTGTATAACGAACGTATGCCCAACGAGTTGTTGGTACCACTGCCAATCGTATTCGGTATCTGAAGCACTATGTATGCCGACAAAACCTTTACCCGACTGTATATAGCGTTCAAATGCTTGTTGCTGTTCATTAGACAGAATATCACCTGTCGTCGACAGAAATACCACCACATCAACATTGCTCAGATATTCATCGTTAAAGTAATGGCTTTCTTCATGCCAGATCAAATTGAAATAATGTTTATCCGCTAACTGTTCTAATGCCGTAACACCTGCTGGAATTGACTTATGATGCCAGCCATTTGTTTTAGTAAACAACAACACATTGAATTGTTTGTCAGGCAGAGAGTCAAAGCTGGTTGCATGAGCTGATTTATTAATGGACAAACTAAAGACGACAAGCAAAAAAACAATCAACAAATGACTAAACAACAAATTGCATTGAGGTATTTCGTGTTTAAAAAACTTATTCATTATCATTATTTTCCTAGTTAAATTTAATGAATAGATTGGCTGTTAACCTTCCAGTCATTGGATTGTCATTTATGTCTAATTCAGGGTTTACTAAGCTGGAATGCAGTAACTGACCAGAAAAAATAATGAGGCGGTTTTCTTGGTAAGGGATCACTTTATAACATTCAAAATCTGGATGATGCTCACCGCAATAACCGCTGTTTGATAATCCATTTACTGTCGTTTGGTATTCATGTAAACGCACTTCATTTATAAATTCATAGCCACTGCTTTTATGTCGATAAAATGCTGTACCACCATGTTGATATTGAGATAAGTAATGAATACATGCAATGAGGTTTGGTTGATAAGTATCAAAGTGCGGAATGGTCTGTATTAATGACAAATCAGCTTCTTGTGTTGTCAGTAACGAATAGTAGTTATCACGTGGGCTTGGAGTAAGTTCCCGAGGGAAGTTAAAAACCTTATATAAAGGCAGCATCAAAGGTTTGAGATAGGAAACCACATCAACTTTAGACATGGCGGATCTTATCCCCGGATATTGAGTATGCTTGTCCTGTGTAAAATTAGCGCTAGCGATAATAACATCACGAACAAGTGCTATATCCGCCATATAATCATCAATGATAACAATAGGTATTCTACTGTTACCCACATACTCAACACAGGGTTTAATATTAGGGTTAATACTGAACATAGTGCGTTACAGTGTATTAGATTTGCAGTAATTGTTTATAAAATCAATATGGTTAGGCCAGCTATTAACTCTACGCTTGATAGACTGTTTAATTGTCCCTAAAAATTGCGCCAATTCTTCATCTGACATGTTATCGACAATAGGGTGATATTGTTCAGGTAACAACCCTTGGCCTAACATCACTTGTAACCATGATGCCTCACCAAATAACTCTTTATCTGACTTGAACACTTGACCACTTTGTTTAAATAAATCAATTCGCTTTTGTAAACTCTCTGGTATATCCATTTGCTTACAGTATCGCCAAAACTCGCTGTCTTGACGTTCAGTTACATGATAATGAAGTACAATAAAGTCACGAATATTTTCGATTTCAACACGCATTTTTTGATTAAAATCATCTACAACACCGCTTTCCATGGCTGTTGTAGGTAAATTTTGCATTAACCTAACTATGCTCTGCTGAATCAAATGAATACTGGTTGATTCTAGTGGCTCAATAAAGCCACTGGATAATCCAATAGCCACACAATTTTTGTTCCAATGCTTACGTCGAGTACCGGTGCGAAACTTTAATACCCGAGGTTCATTAAGTAGTTCACCTTCAATATTTTCCACTAACAAGGCTTTAGCTTGATCATCAGTTAAGTACTTACTACAAAATACCAGTCCGTTACCCATTCTATTTTGTAGTGGAATTTGCCATTGCCAACCTGACTCTCGCGCAATAGAACGAGTATAGGGCACTAACGGTTTTGTTTGTTTAGTTTGTACTGCCACTGCACTGTCACAAGGTAACCAGTGGCGCCAATCGTCATAGCCAGTATGAAGTGCACCTTCGATCAACAAGCCCTTAAAACCAGTGCAGTCAATGAATAAGTCACCAGCAATACATTCACCATTAGTTAACGTTAATGAGTCTATAAAGCCATTTTCATTATTCAAATTTACCTTTGATATTGTTCCTTCGATACGTTTTGCGCCATGCTTTTCAGCAAAGGTTCTTAAAAAGCGTGCATATAAGCCTGCATCAGTATGGAAGGCATGGTTTCTATCTTGGTTAGGGAGCACCGCAAATCTTCCCACACGACTTGCTACATGTTCCGGGCAGTAGTCGCCGATATCGCTAGCAACGCCTTGCTTAAAGCCTTTAAGCCAAAAATGTTGAAATCCCGCAGCCCAGCAACTTTGGCCAATATAGCCAAATGAATGCATATAGTCTTGGCCAACATCTCGCCAATTCTCAAATGAGATGCCTAATTTAAATGTCGCATTAGTTGCCGCCATAAAATCGGCTTCTTTAATTTTTAATAAGTCATGAAACACATGCAAGGTGGGTATTGTTGCCTCGCCCACGCCTACAGTGGGGATCAAGTCCGATTCAACTAAGGTCACATTAATATGCCTACCTAATAACTTTGAGAAAGCCGCAGCGGCCATCCACCCTGCCGTGCCGCCGCCAGCGATTACTACATTTGTTATTTTTTTTGTCATGTTGGTAGCCTGCAAATATTATTAGTAATAATAAAATGTGTTTGTTTTATAACTTATGATAATTTAAAGATAAAATCTATGTAAAACAATTCGATAAACTTGCTAGTCGACGTATTAATGATTAAATAAATGGCTAGTGTGTTTGCTGCTTATTTCTAAGTTCAACCAACTTTCTTATATGGGCTTGTGAAGCAATAATCATATATATTGCTTCTAGATAACCCTCTTTGTGCAGATGCATTACTTTTTCTGCTGCTAATTGACCCAATACATCTTCGTTAATGGTATAAAAGCCGATCAGTTGATGTTTGCTGGCGTTGTTTAATTCAACATCTATAGTGACCGCTTCCAACAGTTCATATGCTGTCAGAGCTTCGACAAACATTTTATTTTCATCAACACCTTGATGTAGCAACTCCAACATATTGGCGATGTTTTCCAAATACTCGCTGTTACCACCATAGGGTAGAAATAAATCAATACCTGTTTCTTCATTCACTCTTGGGGAATCAACATCAAGGGTAATAACACGCTGTGGTTCAGAGTTACAGTTTAGCGTTGATTGCTGCATACCAATATAAAAAGGCATTCTTTGCATTGAAATAGGGATATAACTAGCATCCCAATGACCATCGTTTAAGAATAGATTCTCATTATT is a window of Shewanella donghaensis DNA encoding:
- a CDS encoding ThuA domain-containing protein gives rise to the protein MNKFFKHEIPQCNLLFSHLLIVFLLVVFSLSINKSAHATSFDSLPDKQFNVLLFTKTNGWHHKSIPAGVTALEQLADKHYFNLIWHEESHYFNDEYLSNVDVVVFLSTTGDILSNEQQQAFERYIQSGKGFVGIHSASDTEYDWQWYQQLVGHTFVIHPVVQTAWLSKVSSEFPGLESMPEKILWTDEWYEFGKANSTGLNYLLTVDETSYDPNADWVTKKGSGMGSFHPVAWYQNYDGGRSFYTSLGHIKPVYQNEVFLAHLYGGIYWAATGKGMYSTNKTTHEASD
- a CDS encoding DUF6445 family protein, which gives rise to MFSINPNIKPCVEYVGNSRIPIVIIDDYMADIALVRDVIIASANFTQDKHTQYPGIRSAMSKVDVVSYLKPLMLPLYKVFNFPRELTPSPRDNYYSLLTTQEADLSLIQTIPHFDTYQPNLIACIHYLSQYQHGGTAFYRHKSSGYEFINEVRLHEYQTTVNGLSNSGYCGEHHPDFECYKVIPYQENRLIIFSGQLLHSSLVNPELDINDNPMTGRLTANLFIKFN
- a CDS encoding tryptophan halogenase family protein is translated as MTKKITNVVIAGGGTAGWMAAAAFSKLLGRHINVTLVESDLIPTVGVGEATIPTLHVFHDLLKIKEADFMAATNATFKLGISFENWRDVGQDYMHSFGYIGQSCWAAGFQHFWLKGFKQGVASDIGDYCPEHVASRVGRFAVLPNQDRNHAFHTDAGLYARFLRTFAEKHGAKRIEGTISKVNLNNENGFIDSLTLTNGECIAGDLFIDCTGFKGLLIEGALHTGYDDWRHWLPCDSAVAVQTKQTKPLVPYTRSIARESGWQWQIPLQNRMGNGLVFCSKYLTDDQAKALLVENIEGELLNEPRVLKFRTGTRRKHWNKNCVAIGLSSGFIEPLESTSIHLIQQSIVRLMQNLPTTAMESGVVDDFNQKMRVEIENIRDFIVLHYHVTERQDSEFWRYCKQMDIPESLQKRIDLFKQSGQVFKSDKELFGEASWLQVMLGQGLLPEQYHPIVDNMSDEELAQFLGTIKQSIKRRVNSWPNHIDFINNYCKSNTL
- a CDS encoding SapC family protein, yielding MAKHVLLNNIEHKDLKIITERSAKYGDDQWFSPTFVAEFKTVQAHYPIMFQKNADTGEFTPVTLFGFTNNENLFLNDGHWDASYIPISMQRMPFYIGMQQSTLNCNSEPQRVITLDVDSPRVNEETGIDLFLPYGGNSEYLENIANMLELLHQGVDENKMFVEALTAYELLEAVTIDVELNNASKHQLIGFYTINEDVLGQLAAEKVMHLHKEGYLEAIYMIIASQAHIRKLVELRNKQQTH
- a CDS encoding SMP-30/gluconolactonase/LRE family protein yields the protein MNTTSNKIFKRALLLGGLGVFSPYMMAIDKQNSVEMQKSNYPDIENCPTNIKPFASDLSPQLITTDLKFLEGPTWSTFTNKFYFSEMDFNSLQTNGPEAAIYSWNEQDGIKLFIENSGTNGLFSEDKQLISMNHDTRSVSTFSLTTKKRVLIVNDYNGAKFNSPNDLIKHPSGDLFFTDPDWQLSDRPQQTPFTGVYKFSEDNEVTLLSTQFIKPNGISLSPDNKTIYIGDYSHQIFAHQLTKNNEIGELMFKINIDTPDGINVDCAGNIYAASHNEGNLYVYNPQGELLQSVYIAPKITNLAFGGKDLKTILVTTGNGLFTFKSNIPGITPTHSN